The DNA region TTGTACACCCTCCTCTTCTGGGAGCTATTACTCTCTAATCATTATCTTCTGGGTGGTAAGCCCTTTTGGAACCCAATTATATTTGGTTTCCTTCTTAATCAGAGTACCTCATGGGATGTAATTCCAAGAATTAACAGAGACTGTCTCTGAGGAGGAAATtaaagaatggagaagaaaatttGCTTGTCAGTATCTGCCCTTTAATCTTACTTgaagattttaaactatttttaaaccactttttGAACTCAAGATTGGGTCATAATCAATTTTAATAATCTCATTATCAAAGAGATTCCCATAGCTTAAACATTACATCAAAAAATAATGTATTGCCAAGGGCAGAAGGGTGTGGTTTCTAAGATTTGCTTCAAATTGCCTGGGGGAGCAAGTGGGTGGGAGTAGAGATGAAACCAGATCGGTGGGGAGTTAACTGTTGGCGCTCCTTACACTATTCCACTTTGGGATATGTTAGAAAACAACaatagtaaaaatttttttgacagtGTACATATTGCAAAGAAATTTGGCCCGTATAATAGTCAATCCATCTCTCAGAATTCAGGGCCTCCCTTCCCAGACTGCTTCTGGCCCCATTTTCCCTTCCCTGCTCTATTTCGCAGAGCACTGATCACCTTCTAACACACTACACAACTTTCATGTCACGTCCACTGCTCATCATGGCCCATGTGAATTACAGTCTGATTTAATgcttattccatttttttaaaaaaactgttttattctCTTCTATATTTGTGGAGAGGATTTGGGGGGATTggtagggaatttttttttcttcgcCGATcccagtggcatgtgggatcttagttccctgacgagggatcgagcccgtgccccctgtaatggaagcagagtcttaaccaccggaccgccagggaagtcccaggggattttatttttaataatttcccaACAGTATATAATTTGCTTACTATGCCTCCTGTTCACCATGTCTCTCCCCCTAGAAGGTAAGTTCCATGTGGGCAAGAATCCACGTCTAGTTTTACTTGCTGATATTGAAAATTATATGGGTAGctccccttttatttttcttgcatagAGTTGGTATAGAGGTTAAAAGCAAGGATTCTTGAGCCAGCCTGgctaagttcaaatcccagctctgtcacctactagctgtgtgagcttgggtaGGTCACTTGGCCTCACTTGTGAAGCGGGGACACAGCCATACCTACGTCAAGGGGTTGCTACCCTGACTGGTAGTAAAAGACTCCATGAAGGTTGACTGGGGTTATTACTGGTTACAACACTCATTTAGGGAGTCAGATAGAAATGCATCTGGCTCCTGCTGGAGCCTGTTTTCTCCTGTGCAATGATCTCCAAAATGCTGGGTCCTTAAATGTGATCATTTTTACAGGAGCTAATGGATATGAGGCCTCCTGCCTTACTGAAATAGCAGCAGTTGTTCAGCACCAAGGGCCTTACAGCCTGGTTAGGGACACTCCAAGGGGCCACTGGTGTGCACAAAGAGCGACAGACTCTGACTCCCGGCGGCCCCTACTCTGGGAGGTTTGGTTGGGCAGTTCCCTCTCAGTCCAAATACAGCCTGAAGGAGGCGGGTTTCTGGAGAATACAGGAGGTGGGCACAGGAGGGGCTGGCTAGTAAGTGGGggcaaggcagagggaggaggggacatgACAGTAAGAAAGGAGgggcgggcagagactgtggagTCAGAAGGAGCATGGGAGGGGGAGGTGGCCGGCAGTGGTGTTGGGTATTAAGAAGGGAGGGGCGGGCGCATAAAAAGGGCAGAGGTAGCGATGGGGGCCCATGACGCTAGATGAAGGCTTGCCTGCGAGGAGCACTGGCTGAGATGCAGGGTAGGACTCGGGGGTCTGCAAGGTTGCAGAGGAGGTTGGCTGCCGGGGGCTGTGATGCAAATGGTAGAGAGGGGCTTAGATCGCCTGCTGGCAAGGAcgggttgggagtttggggtcgtgaggatggggctgggggtggtgagggTAGGGAGGTGGCTGAGTGGGCTTAGGAGGTGACAGTCTTGGGGTGTGGCTGGCAGGGCCGGGGCTGGTAGAAGCTGCAGCTCCCTGATGTCTTGAGACTGGCTCTCCAGCAGAGGCAGCCGGGCCTGGCAAGGAGACCATGTGCGCCTCAGCCTCCAAGGGCCTGCCCACCAGGGTCCCCACTCTGGACCCCCAACCCAAGGAGGCGCTGGGTCTGGGCCAACTGCCCACGGAGCTGCTCGAGGTGGTGCTGAGCCACGTGCCCTCACGTGCTGCTCAGGCGCTGCCGCCGGGTGTGCCCGCGCTGGCGCGCCCTGGTGGACTGCCAGGCCCTGTGGCTGAACATCCTGGCCCGAGACCACGCCGCCCTGTGGCCCATCATCAGCACCTACCTGCCCCCCGCCGACGACCCCAGGCCCTGCGTCCTGGGCCGCTTCTGTGAGCGCAGACCCATAGGACGCAACCTCCTCCGGAACCCCAAGGGCGAAGGTGGGGAGCCCAGGAAAGGGGTCCTCATGGGAGCTGGTGGGAAGGTGCTGAGGGGCAGGCACAGGAAAGCCGAGAGGCATGTCCCTGGGCGAGTGGGCTGGCGAGGAACTTGGTCACAAACCTTTTTTATTTAACAGAAGCCTTCCTGAAATGGACCGTGCTGAGTGGAGGAGATGCCTGGGGGGGCAGAGGAAAACTGGGAGGTCACGCCCAGGGCCTATAGGCAGAGCAGCTTCTTGTCTTCCTACAGGTGAATGTCCCTCTTCCCCAAGGGCCAGGGCGGTGGTGAGTACTTGCCTGGCCTCTTgacctttctccctctttcctagGTGGTGTCACAAAAAGGAAGTGTtggacctggaggaggagggtcTGTGGCCAGAACTCCTGGACAGTGGGAAGATGGAGATTTGTGTCTCTGACTGGTGAGTGTGATGATAAAACAGCCCTTTTGCAGACAGCTGACATTGGCATGGGTGACTTTATTTAGACCTCCTAACAACCCCTTAGGATAAAGCAGGTAGGGAAATGAGACTTAACCACCATCAGAGCTTTAGTACTTAGCAGAGTACATTCCCTGAACCCATCCCCTAACCCCCAAAGGGACCTGGATTGGAAGATGCCTGGTTGGATCCTATACAGAGGACTTGGGCCCAATTCCGTCTTGTCTGTGAATGAGATGCCCCTTGGTTTAGGAGGAGGCAAGATAGGAGAGTTTGGCTAAAGGTCAGATTCTGGAGCCAGAACCTCCCAAGTTCAAACCCTGGCTTCCCAgctttgtggccttgggcaagtcacagtgtgcctcagtttccctatctttGTAAGACTGGGTTATATGTCAGGTACCTAGCCAGTGCTTTGAAATGTGAGCTCTTTCAACACCTTTCATGACCCTTGATCCTGTGGGAGAGTGTGTTTTGAAACATCAAATTGCGAAGTTCAGAAAGGGGAGGTGacttcccctggtggcacagctaGGGCTTGGCAGGACCTGGAATGAGGCTCATacttgtctgactccagagcttgtGTTCTGTAGTGATGGTCTTGAAACTGGGGTCCATGAAGACCTTCCAAGGGATACATGACCCAGATGATTTTAAGGGAGGCAAATTCCAAATTCTCTACGCTTTTATGTTCCCTGTTCTACAATTACTCAGCTACAGATCACATCAATAGTGGGAACATCATATAGCTATGCTTTCGTAATTCCTATCTCTCGGTCCTTCTCCAGTTTTACAGAAATAGCCCTTCACTATAGTGTATGGTCCCCAGATGTAAAGACTTCTGGGGAGACAGGCGAGGTGACCATTTGAAATTTTGGCCTTACCACATTCACTTTCAAGGCACCGTAATTTTCCCACTTCCTCATGTGCATCTCATCAGCAGATGTGTTACGGAGCCCAAGCTCGGTCTGCTTGCCACAGAACAGGCCAGTATATCTGGAGACGCATTGTTGGAACAGGAATAACGATTTTAATTGGAAAGCTAGAAGACCGAGAAGATGACAGACTAAAGTCTCAAAAAACCATCTTCCCTCAGTCCGAATCTGGGCTCCTTTTATCCACAAGAAGGGGAGGGGCCCACTGTGGCGCCAACTAATGGCTGAGCAGGGGCTGCTATAGCTCATGCCTGCCCCGCCTCTATTACAGATGTATTTACAACtaacttctgtttttaatttattcattcatccaactaCTGTAGCGTGTTTGTGTTGCTTCGAGCAATGGTGTACCTTTTGTTTGTGATAATCAGTAACTCTCACATTTTGCCAGGCATCACCCAGGAACACTGAAAACTCCCAATGCCTGGGTCacactccatacccattaaatcGGAGTGTCTGGGGTGAGAGAGCCAGGCATTAACATCTGTGAGAAGTTTAGAGCCAACTGCAAGGTTAGGGGGCACAATTCCAAGACCAccctcaggctcagtaattgacTAGAAAGGCAAAACGGAATGAAAACTCTTATACAATTAGTTGATTACAGGGAACAGGTACAGATTAGAATTAGTCAAGGGGAAGATCATGGGGCAGCAACCAGGGGAAGTATCCAACAGCAGACTTCCATTGCCCTCTTCCCTTAGAGTCAGGACACATGACTGTCCTGGCATCCATGGGTGACAGCACGCATGGaatattgccaaccagggaagctcacctgagtTTTTGCTGGGGCTTTATCATGGTCAACTGATACGGCATACTGCATCCTAAGTCATACTGTTGGTCTTCCTGGAGTGGCTCACCCCCATTATGTGACTATCTAGGTGTATGTGGCCAGCCCCCACCAAATCCTATTGGCAggctatttgtgtgtgtgtgactgtgtgtgtgtgtgtgtgtgtgtgtgattggcACAGAACAGTGTGAAAGGTAAGTCAtaa from Balaenoptera musculus isolate JJ_BM4_2016_0621 chromosome 19, mBalMus1.pri.v3, whole genome shotgun sequence includes:
- the LOC118885460 gene encoding LOW QUALITY PROTEIN: F-box only protein 27-like (The sequence of the model RefSeq protein was modified relative to this genomic sequence to represent the inferred CDS: inserted 2 bases in 1 codon), with translation MCASASKGLPTRVPTLDPQPKEALGLGQLPTELLEVVLSHVPSRXLLRRCRRVCPRWRALVDCQALWLNILARDHAALWPIISTYLPPADDPRPCVLGRFCERRPIGRNLLRNPKGEGGEPRKGVLMGAGGKVLRGRHRKAERHVPGWCHKKEVLDLEEEGLWPELLDSGKMEICVSDWWTDQQYTDSLYRLIVQRLDASQAVLYHCSPLPFPIPRCRNSFSFEASHVFSNLRKGVRFVSFEHWVRDIDLCSQQYVVYLFNSSVIVRVRLS